In Terriglobales bacterium, a single genomic region encodes these proteins:
- a CDS encoding TolC family protein gives MNSISRRWASSLVGAVVVVCSAAAQQSSNTPVVDVQTAQPQPTQAQPTASDSQAPVVITLQDALQRARNLDTTYRMALTAAGVAREDHVQARAALLPSVAENTQYLYTQGTGTAIPRYIANNAVHEYISQGNLHEVISGSQFADYNRTAAAAAVARANAEVAARGLVATVVKTYYAEVVSRRKYANAQLAADEARHFFELTQKLEQGGEVAHSDVIKAQLTANDTQRALQDAQLAMDRSHIELAVLVFLNFNQNFSTVDDLRLPLPLPPMQEVEQQAKTNNPQLYAAMQAVRAAGFEVLASKAAYLPNLTLDYWYGIDASRFATYTPTPDGRIHNLGYSASATLNVPIWNWGATHSKVKQSELRRDQAQVELSAAQRKLIGDLKTLYAEAESARMQLDLLQQSADLAAQSVRLTNLRYQGGEATALEVVDAQNSLVTARNNYDDGEARYRLAIANLQTLTGVF, from the coding sequence ATGAATTCGATTTCGAGACGGTGGGCAAGCTCGTTGGTCGGCGCGGTCGTAGTCGTTTGCAGCGCCGCTGCGCAGCAATCGAGCAACACGCCCGTTGTGGATGTGCAAACAGCGCAACCCCAGCCGACGCAGGCGCAACCGACCGCCTCCGACTCGCAGGCCCCAGTTGTTATCACGCTGCAGGATGCATTGCAGCGCGCCCGCAATCTGGACACGACGTATCGAATGGCTTTGACCGCCGCGGGAGTGGCGCGTGAAGACCACGTTCAGGCACGCGCTGCATTACTGCCGAGCGTCGCGGAGAACACGCAGTACCTTTACACCCAAGGCACCGGCACTGCGATACCGCGTTATATAGCCAATAACGCAGTCCACGAATACATCAGCCAGGGCAACCTCCATGAGGTAATTAGCGGCTCCCAGTTCGCGGACTACAATCGAACGGCCGCTGCGGCGGCGGTAGCTCGCGCAAACGCCGAAGTTGCTGCACGAGGCTTAGTGGCGACTGTAGTGAAGACCTACTATGCCGAGGTTGTGAGCCGGCGTAAATATGCCAACGCGCAGCTTGCCGCCGATGAGGCGCGGCATTTTTTTGAACTGACCCAGAAGTTGGAACAAGGCGGTGAAGTGGCTCATTCCGACGTGATCAAAGCTCAGTTGACGGCGAACGATACCCAAAGAGCCCTGCAGGATGCGCAACTCGCGATGGACCGCAGTCACATCGAGCTTGCCGTGCTGGTGTTCCTTAACTTCAATCAGAACTTCTCGACGGTCGACGATCTGCGGCTTCCACTGCCGCTTCCTCCAATGCAGGAAGTGGAGCAGCAGGCGAAGACCAACAACCCGCAACTGTATGCGGCGATGCAGGCGGTTCGTGCGGCGGGCTTCGAGGTGCTCGCGTCGAAGGCCGCCTACCTGCCCAACCTTACGCTCGATTACTGGTACGGCATCGACGCCAGTCGGTTCGCTACCTACACTCCCACACCCGACGGACGCATTCACAATCTTGGCTATTCCGCGAGCGCTACCCTCAACGTCCCGATTTGGAACTGGGGAGCCACGCATAGCAAGGTCAAACAGAGCGAGTTGCGGCGCGACCAGGCGCAGGTTGAGCTATCGGCGGCTCAGCGCAAACTCATCGGCGATTTGAAGACGCTCTACGCGGAGGCGGAATCGGCAAGGATGCAACTGGATTTGCTCCAGCAATCGGCTGATTTGGCCGCGCAGAGTGTTCGCCTGACGAATCTGCGTTATCAGGGTGGAGAGGCCACAGCTCTTGAAGTGGTGGACGCGCAAAATTCGCTGGTTACAGCTCGTAACAATTATGATGACGGCGAAGCCCGATACCGGCTGGCCATCGCTAATCTGCAGACTCTGACCGGGGTCTTCTAA
- a CDS encoding efflux RND transporter periplasmic adaptor subunit: protein MATRRLVHSIRGLVVLSLLPLAACSKQQAEPPPIVLVQAAPVKQGSISQTVTADAVLYPINQATITPKIVAPVLKTYVTRGSKVRQGQLLVTLENKDLTAAEEENRGNFETVQAQTAIATKNSVPEELQKAESDTRAAKENLDAQQKLFDSRQNLFNQGAIPRKDLDAAAVSRVQARAQYEQAQKHLDGLKAGGNQQALKSAGGQLVAAEGKYKGAQAQLQYSQIRSPIDGVVTDGPLYPGMLPTAGAPLITVMNLSQMIAKAHIPQNQASLLKKGDDATVKMAGLEDEIKGKVILVSPALDPGSTTVEVWVQAVNPKGALKAGSSASLSMVAHTVPDALIVPAEALVTEEGKKSVMVIGGDGVANKREVEIGVQTADSVQIVSGVKPGEQVVSTGAYGLPDKTKVRVEAPAAPGKEGGDEGKDKGEGGSEP from the coding sequence ATGGCAACTCGACGGCTTGTGCATTCAATTCGAGGGTTGGTTGTCTTAAGTCTGCTGCCGCTCGCCGCCTGCTCAAAGCAGCAGGCTGAGCCGCCGCCGATCGTGTTGGTGCAGGCTGCGCCGGTGAAGCAGGGAAGCATTTCGCAAACCGTGACGGCCGATGCGGTCTTATACCCGATCAATCAGGCGACCATTACTCCCAAGATCGTCGCCCCGGTGCTGAAGACCTATGTAACCCGTGGATCGAAGGTTCGTCAGGGCCAGTTGCTGGTGACGCTCGAGAACAAAGATCTGACGGCGGCAGAAGAGGAGAATCGGGGGAACTTCGAGACGGTGCAGGCACAAACCGCAATCGCGACGAAAAACTCTGTACCTGAGGAGTTGCAGAAGGCCGAGTCAGACACGCGAGCCGCAAAAGAAAACCTCGACGCCCAGCAAAAGCTCTTTGATAGCCGTCAAAATCTGTTCAATCAAGGCGCAATTCCACGCAAGGATCTCGATGCGGCGGCAGTTTCTCGGGTGCAGGCTCGCGCTCAGTATGAACAGGCGCAGAAGCATCTCGACGGATTGAAAGCCGGCGGAAATCAACAGGCGCTCAAGTCTGCTGGCGGGCAACTCGTCGCCGCTGAGGGGAAATACAAGGGGGCGCAAGCTCAACTTCAATATTCCCAAATCCGCAGTCCCATCGATGGTGTGGTCACGGACGGACCACTGTATCCGGGAATGCTGCCAACGGCGGGCGCGCCTCTCATCACCGTGATGAACCTGTCGCAGATGATCGCGAAGGCTCATATTCCGCAGAACCAGGCGTCGTTGCTGAAGAAGGGCGATGATGCGACCGTCAAGATGGCGGGCCTTGAAGACGAAATCAAAGGCAAAGTCATTCTGGTTAGTCCCGCCCTCGATCCTGGTAGCACAACCGTCGAAGTGTGGGTTCAGGCTGTCAATCCCAAGGGCGCTTTGAAAGCTGGGTCGTCGGCATCACTGTCTATGGTCGCGCATACCGTTCCCGATGCGCTCATTGTCCCGGCTGAAGCGTTGGTTACCGAGGAAGGCAAGAAGTCGGTGATGGTCATCGGCGGCGACGGTGTTGCCAACAAAAGGGAAGTCGAGATCGGGGTACAAACCGCTGACTCCGTGCAGATCGTGAGCGGAGTGAAGCCGGGAGAGCAAGTAGTGAGCACGGGCGCGTACGGCTTGCCAGACAAGACCAAAGTAAGAGTTGAGGCGCCCGCCGCTCCTGGCAAGGAAGGCGGAGACGAGGGAAAAGATAAAGGCGAGGGCGGGAGCGAGCCGTAA